AAGCGGGTCGTCGGGAGCAGCGTGCGTGGCGTAAACTGCTAACATTGCTTGCTCTCCTTTCTTGCTCACAGTGTGATTTCCAATGTTTTGATCTTGTCGCCTTCGAGTCGGAAGAAGTACTGAAGATTGACGGGGCTACCGGGAAAGTTGCCCGTGAGTCGGCTGGTGACGATCACTTGTCCGTCCCGCCGTTCACACACGAAAGGTTCGCATGTGTACTGGTACTTAGCCGAGGCATCCGCCTTCCATTGTCTGATGGCGGGCTGCCCCTTGAAGGTGCATCCCTCATCCTTGACGACGGTATTTTCGGTGAAGCACTGAGCAACGGCCTCGCTGTCGCTCGTATCAGCGAAGAAATAGTTGGCGACGGGCATTGGAAGATCGAGAGTCATGGGTCATTCCTCCAGACAGGTCGGTGAAAATCACGAAGCACTTGCTTCGTCTATCACATAGACACCTGCGGGGATCGACCGTGACAATTCGTTGCGACATTTTTTCAGTTCAGATGCAGCGTATTTCGCAAAGCCTCATTCTCCAGCAGACGCCGAAGCCAACCGACTTGATCCGTAGGCTGGAGAAACGGGTGATCGCCGTAGATGGCGGCGTGCTGTCGTTCTACGACATCCTCGACTTCGTGAACCGTTGCCGGTGCGACATCCCGAACTCGCTGGACATGCTCAGGAACGAACAGGAGATGGTGGGGATCGACGTGGCCGTGGTCGATGAAGCCACGGGTCTTCTTCGGGCAGCGACAGGGATTGGACGTGTTTACCAGTCCACACTGATCGTTCATAAAGTTGTGGAGATCACGGCGGGCACGACTTAAGCATTGGCGGAAGTTCTCGGCTGTCATCTCCAGTACCTCGCCGCCAATTGAATCGCTGACGCCTAGTATCTCGCCCAGCGTAAAGATCAGCCGTTGCCTGCGGTCGAGGCAGAGCAACATCCCCATCGTGCAAACATTTTTGGCTTCTTCGACCAATAGCGGAACAGCGACGGGGACTGTCATCGGATCAGGCAAGTCGAGGTCAGGCGTGCTGTCGATGGCAGCTCCGTAGGCGTCAAACGTTGTCACTTGCATTTCGGCTCTGCGGCGTTTCATGTTGAGGACGTGATTAGTCGCAATGCGGTAGAGCCAAGTGCGGAACTTACTCTCGCCCTTGAACGTACTGAGCTTGGTGATGACCTTGACCAGCACTTCCTGCGTGACCTCCTCGGCGTCGTGTGGCTGAAACACCATGCGGACGGCGATGTTGTAAATCCATGCTTGATGCCGCAGAACCAACTTCTCAAGTGACGAGCGGTCCCCGTTCTTGGCCTGCTCGACCAACTCTGAGTCCGTTGCATCGCTCCCGACGTCCTCGGTGAATGGATTGAACACGATTGCACTCCCTATATGTTATATGCCCCACGGACAGACATTCCCCCGATCTCTTGGACACAGCAAATCGGCGACCGTGACAACTCTCTGGTGACATTTCCAAGGAAGCGTAGCGTCCCCAATCGAATACATGATCTCCCCTTCGAGACAGTTAACCGCTTGCCGCCGACTTCGGGGCGGTAGTAACCCGTAAAATGTCGATCTTGAGTGACGTTGCTTTCGTGTGCATGGCTTTGGTGTCTCTTCTGAGATTTATCAAATTCACCATGATTTTCACGAAGCAACTATGCGACAAGCGTTAAACGCAGAGCCACGTGATCGAAAGATGACGTGGCTTTTTCGTGGTCGGATCGGTACAGATTAGGAGGCGTCCCACGCCGCTTCGGGTGCGTTTGGAATTGATTGGCGGCAAACCTGCGTGGCCGCACTACGGACGCATCTGGCGAGTCGATATCGTGCGGTTTGATACGACATGCTCCGAATTTGATACAAATCCGATTGATACCGAATTTGATACAAATTCCGGGCACGAAAAAAGCCGTAAGTCGTTGTGACTTACGGCTTTAGAAGGTGGAGGATAACGGGATCGAACCGATGACCTCTTGCATGCCATGCAAGCGCTCTCCCAGCTGAGCTAATCCCCCTGGGTGGGACAAAAGCCGTTGGGGTATTCCCCACGACTCTTGCGTTTTACTTTATCGGCAGCAAGTGCCGTTAAGTAAAGGGTTAAAATTACCAATCTGCTCGCAGCGTGTCAACAACCGGTCTCCTTAGTTCGGTTGTAAGTTACACTATCGATACGATTTCCGCTGAATTCAAGATCTGCATCGGACCTGCTAAGGGGCCGACCTTTGCCTTTAGGGATGACAGGACACGCGTGAGTAAGTATCTGATTACGGTCCTGAGATTCCTTGTACCTGCCGCCATTTTGATCTATCTGTTATGGACCATAGGCAGTGACCCAGAAAGCGTCGAGTCGGTTCGGCAGATATTTAGCAGCAAAACACGCTGGGGAAGTGTGGCGATCGGGTTTGGTTGCGGTTTGGCGGCCCTTTGCTGCACGTTTACTCGCTGGTATCTGTTGGTCATTTCGGTGGGCATTCCCTTTACGTTGAAGGATGCGTTTCGTCTTGGTTTTCTCGGATACATGCTGAATTTTGTCGGACTGGGGGGCGTTGGGGGCGATCTGTTCAAGGGATACGCCCTGGCGAAGGATAACCCGAGCAAGCGTCCCGAGGCGGTCTCGACGGTTGTCATGGACCGTTTGATCGGCCTTTATGCGCTGTTTGTCGTGACATCGGTCGCCGCGTTAAGTTTGGACCTGGAAGGCTCGGAGCCGGCGATTCGCACGATGGTTTATGTCGTGCACGGAGCCACGATCGGCGGCTTTCTGGGGCTAACGCTAATCTTCCTGCCGGGGTTCTCGAAGGGATCGTTTCGAGAGTTCTTAGAGGGCCTGCCGAAAATCGGCGGCGCGTTCAAGCGAGCTTTCGCGGCAGTCGGCATGTACCGTCGTCACCCCAAGTATCTGGCCTTCATAGGACTCTTGAGCCTGGGAGTGCACACGTTGTTTTCGGTCGCTGGCTTCTTCCTGGCTTCCGGGCTGTTCGAGCAGCATCCATCGCTGCTCGAGATGATGGTCATCACACCGCTGGCAATGGTCTTTGCGGCCATACCGCTTTCGCCGGGTGGCATGGGAACATTGGAACTGGCGATCACCGAGCTTTACGTGATGGTGCCGGCCGTCGAGTTGAGCAAAGCCAACGGGATTACGGTGGCGTTAGCGTTCCGGGCCATGACCATCGGGCTGGCCTTTATTGGGGCGATCTTCTACTGGACCAATCGCGCGTCGGTCGATCAGTCGATGGCCGAGGCTAGCGCCGAAGAGGAGACGCTGGAGCATTTGGCTGAGGAAGCCGATCAGCAGCCTGAGCCGTCTCAGCGGCCGGAGCATCGCTGACCACCTGGCCGTCGATCGTAATTTTGGCATCTTCGCGGAAGGTCGCTGGGGCCGTGTTCTCTAAGAGTGTTGAATCGATAACGGTGGTTTTCGAGAAGCCTTCGCCGCGAAGTTGAACGGTACCGTTGTCGCCTAACAGAGACCCGGTAATGGTCGCGCGGGAAGCACCGCCGACCGAAACGCCACTACGGCCGTTGCCGCGCGAGGTGATGCCGACAAGCTCGATGTCGTAGCAATTGCTGTGCACGTTGATACCGTCGAGCTGAAAGCCTTGGACGGTCAGGTTCAAGATCTTGACGTTGCGAACTTCATACAGCGTGATGCCGGTGCGACGTGCGCTGAAGGTCAGGCGATAGCTGCCGGGGCCGCGATCTTTTTCTGTGCGAAAGAAGATCATTCCGTTGGTCAGGCACCACTCAAGCGGCTTGAGCGTGTCGAGTTGTTCCATGGCATCGACTACGGCGCGGACGGCTGGTCGATCGTCGAGGTATAGCTGTTGATAAGTCTTGTAAGTCGGCGCGAAGCAGTAGACGTCACCCTGAACGTGTTTCCAGCCATCGACCGGCACCGGGGCGCGTCCGTCGAGAACGGCTCCGTTCCCTTCGATGGTGAGCGGGGTGGATGCCCAGCCGCTGTTGTTGCCGCCTTGCAAGGTGATCGACTCGCGGTAGGGGACGCCCGTGTTGGTGACGATGATGCGATCCCCTTTTCTGGCAATCCTCAAGGCTTTGGTGAGGGAAGCAATGGGGCCGCTTACCCCTTCGGAGTATTCCAGGGAATTGCCCCGATTGCGATCGTCGCCGCGAACATTGTCCACGTAAATTTCCGCACCGCGTGCGGTCGAGTTCAGAAGAATCAAAGCTAGGGCGAATGCGAAAAAACGCATGGATGTCCACTCAATCGATGTAATCGTCAAAACCGGTGTAGATTTACACGCCCCATCATGCCGTGCTTGTCGTGTGATTTCCACAGGGAAACCGCACTTAAAACCAAAAACGCATCCCCGAGACAAATCCATCCAACTCAATCCCCTCTAAGTTGGTGTACTGATACCCCGCGAACACTTCGGCCCGTTTCCATTGTGCGCCTAGGGTCGAGCGAATCCGAAACAGATCCGCCGATCCCACTTTGCCAAGGTCCATCTCGGTCGACCATATCCATGGCTTGCCGAGATAAACGTCGTAGCCTGTTGTGAAATTGATTCCGAACTCGGAACCATTTCGATCTTCCAGTAAGTTCGTTCCCAGCCCGAAACGAAACTGGCTGTGATATCCTTGCGGCGCTCTGAACGTAAAGTTCAAATCGCCGAGTGTCAGTTGATCTGTTCCGCCGGAGGGGATGTTCTCGAAGTACTCGTCCCACTGGATGTCGATGCCCCAGCGACTGGTTCCCTCGACAAGCAGTTTGGTACCGACTCGCGATAGGTCGCTGAAGTCCGTGCCATACTCAACCGATCCACGAATCGATGTCGTCTTACCAATGCTGACCCACTCGTCTCCCATCAGCATGTATCCGAACTCGTGCTGATAGGGGTAATCCGAAAAATACCCCGGCGGGCCATAAATCGTGTACGTGATTTCCTGCCCCGACTCGTTCACGCCGCGGACCGTTCGCTTGTCGGGAACCATCGCATCGACGGTGGCGATCGTCCCATAAAACAGCAGGATCCCCAGGAGTTCACCTGCGGCCGATTCGACGTCATCATCGCAGTCGTCGTGATGATGGCGGGCTCGGCGTTTAGGTTCTTCGTTACGGGGCGGATCGGGATCGTCGGTCCGGCTTTCGCTGGCTGCCGACGAAAGTAACCCCTCGGCCTGGACGCGTCTGGCAAGCAGCGGCAGGGCCACGATCGCTACGATCAGGCTGAGAGCCAGCGTTTTTACCATGCGAAAAGTCCTCGGCCAGTGGGGTCGCGCATGCCCTACCTGATGACGCGCAGCCACCTGGTAGGATCCCGAGCGGGGAAACATTACGAAGCGCCGTTCGCTGGGTCAAGGTGAGTTCCCCGGCGGTAGCCGCTTGCCCTGGTAGCATCGCTGGCAGTTCTCAGTACGATGGGTGGGATTCTGATCCCTTTTTCCCCTACGTATAGCTTCATGGCCCGCATTCTTTTGACCTCGGGACCGACCCGACAATACATCGATCCTGTTCGTTACCTGACCAACGCTTCTAGCGGCCGGATGGGATGTAGCTTAGCCGAAGCCGCCGTGGCTGCCGGGCACGAGGTGGTCATTGTTTCTGGCCCGGTTTCGATTACCTATCCCAGCCAGGCAACGGTCCACTGGGTAGATACCACCGACGAAATGTTGACCGTCGCCCAGCAGCAGTTCGAACACTGCGACGGACTGATCGGCGTGGCCGCTCCGTGCGACTACCGGCCCGAGTTCGTGCAGGGACAAAAGATCGCGAAAACGGGACAACCGCTCGTCTTGCAGCTGATTGAAACGCCAGACGTTGTGGCGACGCTCGGGGCCGATAAGAAAGATCGCTGGGTGGTTGGATTTGCCTTAGAGACCGAGGATCGCCGGTTCCGGGCCCTTACCAAGCTCGAAAAGAAGAGCTGCGACCTGATGATCTTGAATGGGCCTGAGGCGATGAACAGCGAAGAAAACCACGTCGAGGTTCTGGCCAAAGATGGCAGCGTGGTCGCCACATTGCAGGGGAGCAAGCCGGATGTCGCCTCGCAGATCATGCAAATCGTGGGCGAGCGGCTAATCCAGGCGTAGCACATCGGGAATGCGTGTCGGTTTTCCTTCCCGCGTAATACATGCCAGAAGTGTCTTGCCTTCGACGACGAGGTTATCTTCGCAGCGAATCTCGTAAGCCAGCTCGATCCGGGCTCCCTTCGCTTTCACTGCTTTTACCGTGACGTGCAGCAAGTCGTCGAACTCGGCAGGCAAGTGATAGCGGCACTCGACGTCGCGGACCACGAGCAACAAGCCGTCGGCTTCCATGCGTTTGTAATTAAATCCGCCGGCTCGCAACATTTCGGTCCGTGCCAGCTCGAAATAGGTGATGTAATTGGCGTGGTGAACGCGGCCTTGGGCGTCCGTTTCCTGGTAACGGACGCGGACTTCTGCGGTGTATTCAGATAGCATAGGGAAAGGTTTTCTGGGACGATCTAGGCGAAAAGGCCCGGTTTATACTCCCCACTTGTTGGGGCAAAGATTGACCGAACCCTAAGCCTATTTTATAGTTGCGTTTATTAACTGCCAATTTCGTTTTAGCATGATTGGGGCACTATGAGTACGGGAGCCGGCTCCGGTACCAGTTACAGCACCATGCGAGGTCGCGACTATCCCTCGCTTCGCCAGTTCACCGTCTTTTTGGAAAACCGCGTCGGGCAATTGCTTGAGATTGTGCGCCGCTTTGAAGGGAGCAACGTACGGATTGTTGCTCTTTCCATTAACGACGCGACCGAATGCTGTTTTGTTCGTTTCCTGCTCAGCGACCCCGAAGGGGGACGCGAGATCCTGGAGCGAGCTGGTTTGGCGCTGATCGAGTCTGACCTGATCGGGGTCGAATTGCCTGCCCAAAAGCAGCCCCTACTTCGGGTTTGCACGGCGCTGCTGCAATCGGAAGTGAATATCGTGCAGGCCTATCCGCTGCTCTACACGCCGAATAATCGGGCTGCGGTCGCATTGATGGTCGATAACGCCGATATTGCGATGGATACGCTGCTTTCACGCAACTTCAAGGTCCTGACTGAGGATGATTTGAAGTTCGATGATTAGACTTGGTCTGCGAAAAAACCGTTAAAATCGTGCTATCAGGTCCGAGAACTGCTCTTCTCGATGGCGAACCTTCTGACGGGGTGCCATCGATACGGCTTTGTCCGATAGAATTTGACTGCAAGTTCACACGGAAGTTATCCGAACCCCTCACTCGCCATCGGGCACTGGCAGCCGCATGATTCACGTTCGTGATCTCGTCAAGTCGTACGACGATTTCCAACTCGGTAAGTTTACGGCAGTGGATCATGTCAGCTTCTTTGCGATGCCTGGCGAGATTTTCGGTCTGCTAGGCCCTAACGGAGCCGGTAAGACGACGGCGCTTCGCATTCTGAGTACGGTTCTCGAGCCCACCTCCGGTACGGTAAAAATCGCCGGGTACGATGTCACGACTGAGCCCGCTTTGGTGCGACATAAAATCGGCTTCATGTCTGCCAACACGGCAGTGTACGACCGGATGACGGCCTGGGAGATGGTGGAATACTTCGGCAAGCTATACGGCATGCCGGACCACGAATTGCACGACCGGATGGAAGAGCTGTTCCATCGTCTGGGTATGCGCGAGATTCGTGATGTGCTAGGCGCGAAGATGTCGACCGGCATGAAGCAAAAGGTTTCGATTGCCCGGGCGCTTGTGCATGATCCGCCGGTTTTGATTTTCGACGAACCGACACTGGGGCTTGATGTTTTCGTGGCGCGTGCTTTGGTTCAGCTGATTTCGGAGCTTCGCGACCAAGGCAAGTGCATCATCTTTTCGTCGCATATCATGCGGGAAGTCGAGAAACTGTGCGACAAGGTTGCCATCATGAACCGGGGAAAGATCCTCGCCGAAGGCACCATCGATCAGCTACGCGTTCAGTATGACCAACCTGATCTGGAAGAATTGTTCTTTCATCTGATTGGCGAGCCGGATGGAATCGCCAACTAACGGCAGCGAGAGCAAGGAATGAACTGGGACAACGTCAAGCTGATTCTAAAGCGAGAGCTACGTGATCAAGCTCGTGATCGGCGCACGCTCTTTTCCGTGATTGGTTTGCCGGTCCTGTTGTATCCGCTGATGGGGCTGATGGTCTTGCAGGTCATGCAGTTTCGTCAGACCCATCCGACACGTCTACGCGTGATCGGTTTGCACGAATTGCCCGGCACGCCGGATTTGTTCGTGCCGTCGGTGCAATTGGACAACGAGCTGGAAGACGATTCTCGGTATGAGTTTTCTCCTGAGCTGTTGCAAGATGCCGGCGTGACAAGTCGTTTCGAAATTGAAGCGACCGAAGCGTCGGTCGATCCGAATGTGGTCGAGATGACCGCGAAAGAAACGCTCACGGCCGACAAGCTCGACGCGATTATCTACTTTCCTCCTGGCTTCAAAGAGCGAATGGAAAGCTTTCAGGACGACCAGAAGAATGACGAATCGACCGACGAGATTCCTTCCCCTCAATTGATCACCAACTCGTCTGACGAGCATTCCAAGCTGGCGGAAAATCGACTTCGGCAGATACTGCATTCGTGGCGCGAAAAGTTGATCCAACATAACTTGGAAGCCAACGATGTGCCGGCCGTCATTACCGATCCCTTCAACTTCGGTACGGTCGATCTTTCCGATAAGCCGCTCGATCAGTCATCTTATCTGTGGGCCAAGATCTTTCCGTTTATCGTAGTGATCTGGGCGTTGACCGGGGCGTTTTATCCCGCGATCGACCTGTGCGCCGGCGAGAAAGAACGAGGAACGCTTGAGACGCTGCTTTCCAGCCCCGCGCTGCGCTCGGAGATTGTGGCCGGCAAGTTACTTGCGATCATGACGTTCAGTATCGCGACCAGTGTCTTAAATCTGGCGAGTATGGGTTTCACGGCCAGTTTTGTCATGGGGCAAGTCGGTGGTGGAGAAATGGCCTCGCGGATCAACTTCGGGCCCCCGCCGATTTGGTCGTTGGGTTGGTTGTTTCTAGCGCTGATCCCGATGGCCGCGTTGTTCAGCGCCTTGGCGTTGGCGATCGCGACGATGGCTCGAAGCAGCAAGGAAGGCCAGTACTATCTGCTTCCGCTGCTGATGCTCAATTTACCGTTGGTCGTTTTGCCGGTGCTGCCAGATACGGAACTGTCCTTCGGGACGTCGTTGATCCCGGTGAGCGGAATGTCGTTTCTGCTCAAGGCCTTGATGGAAGGGGATTACACCAAAGCGGCGACCTATGTGCTGCCGGTGCTGGGTGTGACGGCGTTTTGTATCTGGGTGGCCATTCGCTGGGCGATCGATCAGTTCAATAACGAGTCGGTCTTGTTCCGCGAAAGCGAACGGTTCAGTCTTCAGGCTTGGTTTAAGAAGATGTGGCGAGATCGCCAAGATACTCCATCGGCTTCTGGTGCGTTTTTGATGGGCATTGTCTTGCTCGCGCTGCCGCACATGGTCGGCAAATACGTGATGCCAGTACCTGGGGAAGACGGCACGCTGAGCGTTGGTTCGTTGGTGCAGTACATGCTGACCAACCAGATCGGTTTGATTCTGCTGCCGGTGTTGATCGCGGCTTGGATATTTACGCGTAGCGTGAAAAAGACGTTCTCGCTGCGGCTGCTTGACTCACGTGTTTATGGGGCCATGCTGATGGCACCGGTGTTAGCAATCTGTTTGCACCCTTTCGCCATCTACTTGCGCGACATCATTCAAAACACGATTCCCATGTCAGAGGATCTGCAGGACCAGTTGGCGAACATGCTCGGCAGTACGGCCGAGCTGTCGATCCTGCATATATTCCTTCTGTTTGCCATCTTGCCGGCCATTTGCGAGGAATTCGCTTGTCGTGGTTTCATCCTCTCCGGCATGCGGCATATCGGACACAAGTGGGCCGCGATCACCATTTCGGCCATCTTCTTCGGGCTACTTCATGGCATCCTTCAGCAGTCGATTCCGGCCACGATTTTTGGCTTGATGATTGGCTTTTTGGCGGTTCAGTCACGAAGTCTGTTACCGGCGATTCTCTTTCATGCCACGCACAATAGTCTGGTGTTCGCTCAGGGGATGATCACGACGGAAACGATCGAAGCCAATCCATGGCTGAAAGTGCTTGTCACGACAGCCACCGAGATGCCTGGCGATGCCCGATACCAGCCGGTGCTCGTATTTTTGTGCGGAATTGGTGCGGTGGCACTGGTGGGTATTTTTGCCCGAATGCCTGCGGAACTTTCTTCGGAAGAACGCCGCCAAGAAGCCCTGAACCATCAGGGGGCGATCCGCTCGGCAATGGGTAACCGCAAGGATAGCAGCGCGAAGTCTTAACGCCGGACGGGACTTGAGGGCAACGATCTCTACACGCCGCCTGATCGGGCAATCCAACGTAGTCCCGTAGTTACCACGGGGTGGCCCAGAGATTTATCTCTGGGTAGCCGCAGGCTACAAGCGGCTCATGCATCGACGTTACCGAAGATGGATTCTTGCCACCTTATTTCAGCCGGGACCTTTAGCCGCTTGTGACCCAAGGTCACCCAGAGATAAATCTCTGGGCCACCCATTTAGTTTGATGGGTGAAGTGAGGATTCTCTATTCGCCTCGGTTCGCCCAACTAGGGGCCGGTGCTTGAAAGGTCACCATCTCCGCAGTTTGTGGGTGGCGGAAGCTGACTTCCCAGGCGTGCAGACACATCGGTGGTTCGTCGATTTCGAGCGTCTGTCTCTCTTGCATGATGTTATCGCGCTGATACATCGGATCGCCCACAATGGGAAAGCCGAGGTGCCAAAGATGTAATCGAATTTGATTGGTGCGGCCTGTCTTGGGCGAGACTTCCAGCATGGCCGTTCCGTCATCGAACCGCTTCTGAACCATGAAATCGGTACGCGACGGCTGACCACCTTCTTCGACTCGGCGGCCACCTCCTCGAACGCGTGAGGTGCCGATCGGTTCGTCACAGATGAATTCATCTTCTGCGGGATGCCCATAGACCAACGCCAGGTAACGCTTCTCGACTTTGCCCTGCTCGAACTGCGGCTGCACCTGGCGAGCGACGGCGCTGGTGCGGGACAGGACAGCGACCCCAGTGGTGTTGGCGTCCAAGCGATGGGCAATTCGCAGCTTCTGGGGATGATAAACCTGCTCCAGAAAGCTAATCAGCGAATTCTTGTTGAATCGGCCGCACGGATGCATGGGCAAAGGGGCCGGCTTGCTGACAACGATCAACGCCGAGTCTTCGTAAAGAATCTGAATGTCGGTGCTGACGTCCGGTTCAATCGTGCCGGGATAGCGAGGCTCGAAGAGTTGGCCAGCAACCAATGGGATGCTCGGGTCTGCCACGCGATACTCGATCAGGCGTTCGTCTTGATGTTGAATGATTTCAACGAGCAACTTCTGAGCGACCATTTTCTCCCAGAAACCTTGCGAGGCAGCCGGGACTTTTTCGGCAAGTACCTCGTACAGCGTTCTTCCTTTTTGCTCGGACGAAACAAATAGACGCCGCGTATTGGTGTAAGGAATGCTGCCGGGCAGAGGAGTGGTCACCTCTTTCAACTTGGTTTGCCGCTTGGACACCACTTCGGCCATCGTTTCCTGAGCCGACTTAAAGCAGTGAGGGCAGGATTCGTTGGGCACATACAGCGGCGAGTTCTGTTCTTCGGTCGTCAAAGGAGTCTGACAGGCGAAGCACTGGGAAACGGCCGATTCTTGTAAACGCGGATCGACGGCAACGCGTTGATCGAAGACGAAACAGTCTCCTTGGTAATGATCGCCGCCAACCAATTCGAAGTACTTGAGGATGCCTCCGTCGAGTTGGTAGACCTCGTCGAAGCCGGCC
This portion of the Bremerella alba genome encodes:
- a CDS encoding nuclear transport factor 2 family protein, translated to MTLDLPMPVANYFFADTSDSEAVAQCFTENTVVKDEGCTFKGQPAIRQWKADASAKYQYTCEPFVCERRDGQVIVTSRLTGNFPGSPVNLQYFFRLEGDKIKTLEITL
- a CDS encoding RNA polymerase sigma factor, whose product is MFNPFTEDVGSDATDSELVEQAKNGDRSSLEKLVLRHQAWIYNIAVRMVFQPHDAEEVTQEVLVKVITKLSTFKGESKFRTWLYRIATNHVLNMKRRRAEMQVTTFDAYGAAIDSTPDLDLPDPMTVPVAVPLLVEEAKNVCTMGMLLCLDRRQRLIFTLGEILGVSDSIGGEVLEMTAENFRQCLSRARRDLHNFMNDQCGLVNTSNPCRCPKKTRGFIDHGHVDPHHLLFVPEHVQRVRDVAPATVHEVEDVVERQHAAIYGDHPFLQPTDQVGWLRRLLENEALRNTLHLN
- a CDS encoding lysylphosphatidylglycerol synthase transmembrane domain-containing protein, with the translated sequence MSKYLITVLRFLVPAAILIYLLWTIGSDPESVESVRQIFSSKTRWGSVAIGFGCGLAALCCTFTRWYLLVISVGIPFTLKDAFRLGFLGYMLNFVGLGGVGGDLFKGYALAKDNPSKRPEAVSTVVMDRLIGLYALFVVTSVAALSLDLEGSEPAIRTMVYVVHGATIGGFLGLTLIFLPGFSKGSFREFLEGLPKIGGAFKRAFAAVGMYRRHPKYLAFIGLLSLGVHTLFSVAGFFLASGLFEQHPSLLEMMVITPLAMVFAAIPLSPGGMGTLELAITELYVMVPAVELSKANGITVALAFRAMTIGLAFIGAIFYWTNRASVDQSMAEASAEEETLEHLAEEADQQPEPSQRPEHR
- a CDS encoding right-handed parallel beta-helix repeat-containing protein, whose protein sequence is MRFFAFALALILLNSTARGAEIYVDNVRGDDRNRGNSLEYSEGVSGPIASLTKALRIARKGDRIIVTNTGVPYRESITLQGGNNSGWASTPLTIEGNGAVLDGRAPVPVDGWKHVQGDVYCFAPTYKTYQQLYLDDRPAVRAVVDAMEQLDTLKPLEWCLTNGMIFFRTEKDRGPGSYRLTFSARRTGITLYEVRNVKILNLTVQGFQLDGINVHSNCYDIELVGITSRGNGRSGVSVGGASRATITGSLLGDNGTVQLRGEGFSKTTVIDSTLLENTAPATFREDAKITIDGQVVSDAPAAETAQAADRLPQPNAPASPLRR
- a CDS encoding phosphopantothenoylcysteine decarboxylase domain-containing protein codes for the protein MARILLTSGPTRQYIDPVRYLTNASSGRMGCSLAEAAVAAGHEVVIVSGPVSITYPSQATVHWVDTTDEMLTVAQQQFEHCDGLIGVAAPCDYRPEFVQGQKIAKTGQPLVLQLIETPDVVATLGADKKDRWVVGFALETEDRRFRALTKLEKKSCDLMILNGPEAMNSEENHVEVLAKDGSVVATLQGSKPDVASQIMQIVGERLIQA
- a CDS encoding acyl-CoA thioesterase, producing MLSEYTAEVRVRYQETDAQGRVHHANYITYFELARTEMLRAGGFNYKRMEADGLLLVVRDVECRYHLPAEFDDLLHVTVKAVKAKGARIELAYEIRCEDNLVVEGKTLLACITREGKPTRIPDVLRLD
- a CDS encoding acetolactate synthase, whose product is MSTGAGSGTSYSTMRGRDYPSLRQFTVFLENRVGQLLEIVRRFEGSNVRIVALSINDATECCFVRFLLSDPEGGREILERAGLALIESDLIGVELPAQKQPLLRVCTALLQSEVNIVQAYPLLYTPNNRAAVALMVDNADIAMDTLLSRNFKVLTEDDLKFDD
- a CDS encoding ABC transporter ATP-binding protein; the protein is MIHVRDLVKSYDDFQLGKFTAVDHVSFFAMPGEIFGLLGPNGAGKTTALRILSTVLEPTSGTVKIAGYDVTTEPALVRHKIGFMSANTAVYDRMTAWEMVEYFGKLYGMPDHELHDRMEELFHRLGMREIRDVLGAKMSTGMKQKVSIARALVHDPPVLIFDEPTLGLDVFVARALVQLISELRDQGKCIIFSSHIMREVEKLCDKVAIMNRGKILAEGTIDQLRVQYDQPDLEELFFHLIGEPDGIAN
- a CDS encoding ABC transporter permease subunit/CPBP intramembrane protease: MNWDNVKLILKRELRDQARDRRTLFSVIGLPVLLYPLMGLMVLQVMQFRQTHPTRLRVIGLHELPGTPDLFVPSVQLDNELEDDSRYEFSPELLQDAGVTSRFEIEATEASVDPNVVEMTAKETLTADKLDAIIYFPPGFKERMESFQDDQKNDESTDEIPSPQLITNSSDEHSKLAENRLRQILHSWREKLIQHNLEANDVPAVITDPFNFGTVDLSDKPLDQSSYLWAKIFPFIVVIWALTGAFYPAIDLCAGEKERGTLETLLSSPALRSEIVAGKLLAIMTFSIATSVLNLASMGFTASFVMGQVGGGEMASRINFGPPPIWSLGWLFLALIPMAALFSALALAIATMARSSKEGQYYLLPLLMLNLPLVVLPVLPDTELSFGTSLIPVSGMSFLLKALMEGDYTKAATYVLPVLGVTAFCIWVAIRWAIDQFNNESVLFRESERFSLQAWFKKMWRDRQDTPSASGAFLMGIVLLALPHMVGKYVMPVPGEDGTLSVGSLVQYMLTNQIGLILLPVLIAAWIFTRSVKKTFSLRLLDSRVYGAMLMAPVLAICLHPFAIYLRDIIQNTIPMSEDLQDQLANMLGSTAELSILHIFLLFAILPAICEEFACRGFILSGMRHIGHKWAAITISAIFFGLLHGILQQSIPATIFGLMIGFLAVQSRSLLPAILFHATHNSLVFAQGMITTETIEANPWLKVLVTTATEMPGDARYQPVLVFLCGIGAVALVGIFARMPAELSSEERRQEALNHQGAIRSAMGNRKDSSAKS
- the trhO gene encoding oxygen-dependent tRNA uridine(34) hydroxylase TrhO: MNTPTAVPDAGPVLNVSSYLFASLSELKPLRDSLRRLCRRLDLRGTILLSTEGINLFVAGPDESVHSLLVALRKIPGLEKLEAKESFTSYQPFRRMLVKIKKEIIAFGIDGIEPAERTAPKLPPQQLKQWLDDGKPLLLYDVRNDYEVKVGTFEQAVPAGINTFRDFPKAVASLPEDVKSTPVVMFCTGGIRCEKAGPFMQQAGFDEVYQLDGGILKYFELVGGDHYQGDCFVFDQRVAVDPRLQESAVSQCFACQTPLTTEEQNSPLYVPNESCPHCFKSAQETMAEVVSKRQTKLKEVTTPLPGSIPYTNTRRLFVSSEQKGRTLYEVLAEKVPAASQGFWEKMVAQKLLVEIIQHQDERLIEYRVADPSIPLVAGQLFEPRYPGTIEPDVSTDIQILYEDSALIVVSKPAPLPMHPCGRFNKNSLISFLEQVYHPQKLRIAHRLDANTTGVAVLSRTSAVARQVQPQFEQGKVEKRYLALVYGHPAEDEFICDEPIGTSRVRGGGRRVEEGGQPSRTDFMVQKRFDDGTAMLEVSPKTGRTNQIRLHLWHLGFPIVGDPMYQRDNIMQERQTLEIDEPPMCLHAWEVSFRHPQTAEMVTFQAPAPSWANRGE